ACCGCGATGCGGATCCCCTCCCCGGCCTGCTTGTCCCTCGGCACCCCCTTGACCCGGGCGATGACGGCCTCGGGCACGTCCATCCCCGCCACATGGGTGGCCATGTACTCGAGCATGGCGGCGCTCCGGGCCGGGGTGATCCCGGCAAGGATGTGGGTGGCGGTGTCGAGTCCGCGCTCCCGGACGTCATTCATCCATTCCTTAAACTTTTCAATGTTAAATACACATTGAGTTTGAATAAATTCAGCTCCGGCCGCGACCTTTTTGGCCAGGCGCGGGACCTGGATCTTGGCCGGGTCGGCGAAGGGGTTGGCCGAGGCGCCGATGAAGAGTTCGAGTTTTCCCTCGAGCGCCTTCCCCCCCGCGAAGAGCGACGCGTCCCGCATCTCCCGGGCGACCTTCACCAGCTGGATCGAATCGAGGTCGAACACGTTCTTGGCCTGCGGGTGGTCGCCGAAGCTCTGGTGGTCCCCCGTCAGGCAGAGGAGGTTGGGGATCCCGAGGGCGGCCGCCCCCAGGATGTCGCTCTGGGCCGCGATCCGGTTGCGGTCCCGGCACACCATCTGCATGACGGGCTCCACCCCCTCCTCGGAGAGGATGCGGCAGGCGGCCATACTCGCCATCCGCACCACGCTCGTCTGGTTGTCGGTGACGTTGCAGGCGTCGACGCTCCCCTTGAGGAGGCGCGCCTTCCGCCGCACCGCCTCGGCGTCCGGCCCCCGCGGGGGACCCGCTTCCGCGGTCACGGCGAATTTCCCTGCTTCCAGTACGGACTGCAGCCTGCTTGGACTCATGAGCTTTCCCCCGACAATTCTATTGGAGATCCTTGCGGATCAGCTTGCGCGGACCGCCGTCCCGTGATTTGGACCAGTCGGCCGGGGGCTGGATGACGTCGTACTGGTCCAGCCGCCCCAGCGCCTCCAGCCGGTCGACGATGAGGTTCCAGGCGCAGGGGATTTCGGGATCGACTTCGCACTTGCCGTCGCGCGATCCCCCGCAGGGCCCGTTCATCAGGCTCTTCGAGCAGCGCGTGACCGGGCAGATCCCGCCCGTCACGAACAGCTTGCAGTCGCCGCAGGCCTGGCAGCGCTCCCCCCACTCCCCTTTGCGCTCCACGGCGCCGATGAAGTTGGTGTCGAGCGCCGGGAACACCTCACGGCCCTGGGCATGCTCGGCCACGAGCTGAACGCCGGCGCCGCACGCCATCGAAAGGACGGCGTCGTGCTCCCCCGCCAGGGCGAGCAGTTCGGGCAGGAATTCCGGGTCGCACTGCCGCTCGACGGTGATCTTCGTGATCCGGAAAGGGCGCCCCCGCCTCTTCCCCGCCAGGTCCAGGATCCGGGCGAGCATGTCGACCTCCTTCTGCCCCCCCGCGTTGCAGACCGTGACGCAGCCGTTGCAGCCGGCGATCAGGATGCGTTCGCGCTCGGCCAGGTAATCCAGGATGGTCTCGATCGGTTTCCAATCCCCTACAATCATGTCTCTACCTCCTTGCCTGGTCCCGGACGACGGGGATGGTCAGGCTCCCGTCCATCAGCACGAGGACCGAAGCGTCCGGCCCCTTCTCCCCGAGGGCGGCGTCCACGGCCTCCTGGAGCCCGGCGAACGGGCGGATGAACACGCTCTCCAAAAACGCCGGGTCCAGGTCGGTCACCGCCCAGACCTGGGCCCAGAGCCCGATCTCGGCCATCTTGGCCGCCTTGTGATAGCCCAGGACGAAGCCTTCCTCGATGCGCCGGAGCGCGTCCGCGGGCGAACTGGCCGACCCGAGCAGGCGGGCGAACGATTCGTCCCCGATCCCCATGCGGCACTTGGCCACCAGGAGCAGGATCCCCCCCTCCTTGAGCGCGTACTTGGCGTTGTCGATCCCCTTCTGGGCCTGGTACAGGTCGATGTCGGAGGGGAACTTCGCCACCGAGATCACGATATCGGCCTTGCGGGGGATTTCGGCGACGAAGACCTCGTTGGCCCGGGCGACCGCGGGTTCGAGTGAGCCGTAGATGTCGCCGGCCACGGCGGCGTAGATCCGGTGGTCCCGGTCGAGCACCGTGTTGATGGCGAAGATCTCCTTCTTGACCGTCGAGAGGGCGTCGATCATGTCCTCGTGGACCGGGTTCCCCTCCAGCCGCAGCGCCGAGGCCTCCCGCCTGAGCGCCAGCTTGTGGTTCTGCTCGATCGTGTCGAAGGCGGCGATCCCGGGGAGGAACGATTTGCGCCCCCCGGTGTAGCCGGCGAAGTAGTGGGGCTCCACCGAGCTGATGATGAGGATGCGGTCCGCCTCCACCCCGCGGCGGTTGACCCTCATCTCGGTCCCGTTCTTCGAGGTCCCCAGGTGGACCATCTCCTCGCTCCTGCGGGCGTCGTGCACGAAGATGCGGTCGCGGTACCGGGCGTAGTGCCGCTCGGAGAAAATCTGCACGTACTCCTCGGGCGTCGGCGCCCGGTGGGCGCCCGTGGCCACGATGAAGCTGACCTCCAGGCCGGCCAGTTCGGGCTCGAGGTAATCGAGCACCCGCGCCGTCGGCGTCGGCCGGGTCGGGTCGTTGACGATGACGAGGACGTCCCGGGCGCCGGCCAGAAACGCGCGGACTCCCGCCGAGCCGACCGGGTGCTCGAGCGCCCGGCGGATCACCTCCCCCTCGTCCCCGATCGGGACGCGGTTCGGTTCGATGATCCCCTCGATGCGCGCCTCGTCGATGGCGGCCTCGAGATATCCCTCCTTCCCGTAGGGCAGCCGCAGTTTCATGCCTCGCTCCTTACCAGCAGCGGGCCCAGGGCCCGGACATCCTTCATGAAAGCCTGGGTCGCCTCCAGGAACTTCTTGGGGTTCCCCTGCGCGACCTCGGCCACCTGCACGCGCCCGGGGTCGACCCCGATCGCCGCCAGCGGCTTCAGGAGAGCCTCCAGGCGCGCCTTCACCCGCGGGCTCCCCCCGTGCTCGCAGTCCTCCTCCGGGCAGGAGACGACCAGCACCCCCCAGGCGCCGGCGTCCAGGGTCGACAGGATGGTTTCCGAGCGGATCCGGCCGCTGCAGACCGTCACCAGCACCTTGTACTCGGCCGACGCGGCATCGGGCTCGTAGCTGGCCGTCTGCATCCCCGGGTAGTTGGACCAGCCGCAGGAGAAGACGACGGCCTTGGCCTCCGGGTTGCGCCCGTCGGCGAAAAACGCCGCCACCTCCCGGTCGAGTTCGTCGGGGTTGGTGCCGAAGCCGCGCCCGATCGTGACCCCCTGCTTGGGGCAGATGTCGAGGCAGCTGCCGCAGGACTGGCATTTCAGCAGGTCGGTCACGATCCGGCCGTCCACGAAACTGCGCGCCTCGTGCTTGCACATCCGGACGCAGTTCAGGCAGAGGGCGCAGACGTCGGTGTCGGTCCGGGAAGTGGTGCCGGGGACCTCGAACCCCGCCTCGACGAGGAGTTCCCGGGCGTCCTGGTAGACGTCCTGGATCGGGACCCCGGAGGAACACGCCTTCTGGCAGCGGCCGCAGTGGAAACACTCCATCAGCTTGCCCGCCACGTACTCCGACGGTTCGATCTCCCCGCTCAGCAGGCCGTAGAGCAGGATCAGCTTCCCCCGCGGGCTGTCGATCTCCCACCGGGTGGATTTGTAGATCGGGCAGTGCTCGTAGCAGTAGCCGCAGCGGATGCACTTGTTGAGCGCGCCCTTCCATTTTTCCAGTTTGCCCATATCGCCCATGTTCGCCCCCGCCTACGATTTCTGATAGCGCAAATGCGTCTCGCCGACCCAGTCGTCCGGGCCGTCCATCAGCTTGCCCGGGTTCATGATGTTGTTCGGGTCGAACACCTTCTTGATGCCCCGCATCAGGTCGAGCACCGCCGCCTTCTCGCGCCTGAAGGCCCCGGCCTTGCTGAGCCCGATCCCGTGTTCGGCCGAAGTGGTCCCGCCGACCGACAGGACGTATTCGTAAATCTCCTTGACCGCCTGCCGGGCGCCCTCCCACTGCGTCCCCTTCTCCGTGTCCATCAGGATCTTCGTGTGCATGCACCCGGCGCCGCAGTGGCCGTACGCCGTCATGACCAGGCCGTTGCGCTCGGCGATCTCGTGGATCTTGTTGGCGGTCTCGGCCATCTTGGAAAAGGGCACCGCCATGTCGTCGGCCAGCGACGTCGAGGCCAGGCGCTCGTCGTACTTCGAAAGCGAGGGGAAGAGCTTGGAGCGGGCGGCGAAGATCCGCGCACGCTCCTTCTCGTCGTAGCTGAACTCGAGGCCGAAGCCGTTGTGGCGCTCGCAGATGGTGCGGAATCTTTCGATCTCGGGATCGATCGTCTCCTTCGCCATGCCGTCGGCCTCGAACAGCAGGATGGCCTCGACCTCCGGGAGCCCGAGGTTCTCCGCCTTGTTGGCGGCCGTGATCGCCACCTTGTCCACCAGCTCGAGCATCGACGGCTGGCACCCGCTCCCCATGATTTCACTGATGGCGTCCCCCGCTTCCCCGAGCACGTTGAACATGGCGATCCCGAGGCAGCGGAGCTTGGGGATGGGTACGAAGCGCAGGGTGGCCTCGACGATGACGCCCAGGGTCCCCTCCGAGCCCACCATGAGGCGTTCGAGCGGGTAGCCGCTCGCCGCCACCCGCGTGGTCGCCCCGAGCGAAACCAGCTCCCCGCCGGCCAGGACCACCTTCATCGCGAGGATGGCGTCGCGCGCCGCCCCGTACTTGACCGAACGGGTGCCGGAGGCGTTGTTGGCGATCTCCCCGCCGATCGTGGCCACCACGCTCGAGGCGGGGGTCGGGGGGTAGAAGACCCCGTGGGGCTTCAGCGCCTTGTTCAGGTCGTCGTCGACCACCCCCGGCTCCACCCGGCAGTAGCCGTCCTGCGGGTTGATCTCCAGGATCCGGTTCATCGCCTTCATGTCCAGGATGATGCCCCCCCGGACGGGAACGGCCTGGCCGCACATGCCGGAGCCGGAGCCGCGCGGGATCACCGGGATCCGCTCCTCGTCGGCGTAGCGCAGCAGCTGCTGCACCTGTTCGGTGTTCCGCGGGCGGACGATGGCGTGCGGCGTTCCCTCGTGCACGCTCGAATCGGAGCCGTAGACGTAGAGATCGGCCGGGTCGGAGAGGACGCCGCCCTCCCCGACGATGGCTTTCAGTTTCTCAAAGTTGATGTCACTCATCGACCACCTCTCGCGATAATAGGGGATGACGACCGAAACAGAAGAGGGGAATGCGGATCCGCGCCCGTAAAAACGGGTATCAAACCATTCTCGAGACGACGCCGGGACAAATAACCCTCCAGTCCTCAGGGGGGCCTACGCCAAACTCACGACACTTCAGGTTATCACAGCCCGGAGGAAAAATCCGGGGCCATTTTCGGGAAACCGTCAGGCCCGGGAGGGAGCGAAGCCGAGCAGAAGCCACTCCCCGCGCCGGCGCCGGGAACGGACCGCGAACCCCGCCCGGTCGAGCTCCCCGCGGATTTCGTCCTCGTCCTGCTCCTGCAGCCCCGAAAGGCAGCCGATGCCGCCGTCCCCGAGCAGGCGCGGGAGGAGGGGGCAGAGCGCCGGAAGGGTCCGGCCGTCGATATTGGCGACCAGGATGTCGCCCCGCTGCCCGGCGCACTCCTCGAAGGAGCCCGCCCGCAGCTCCAGCTCCGGCCCGAAGCCGTTGGCGGCCGCGTACCCGCGCGCGCACTCGATGGCGATCGGGTCGTTGTCCACCCCGAGCGCGCTCCGGGCCCCGAGCCGGAGCGCGGCCATGGCCAGGATGCCGCTCCCGGTGCCGATGTCGAGGACCCGCTCCCCGCCGCGGATATTCTCCTCGAGCCACTCGACGACCAGCTGCGTGGTGGCGTGGTGCCCGGTGCCGAACGCGCGCTTCGGGTCGAGGACCAGCTCGATGCCGTCAAAAGCGGGGTCGGGCTCGTGCCAGCTCTGACGGACGCGGATGCGGCCGCCCAGCCGGATCGGCTGCAGGGACGCCGCCCAGGCCGCGTTCCAGTCCCGGTCCGGCACCGGCTCCACCTCCAGGCTTCCCGCGTCGATGCCGAGCGCGCCCAGCGCCCGCTCGAGTCCTTCGAGGGCCGCACCGTCCCACCTTTTTGCCGGCCAGAAGAGGTGCACCACCCCGTCCCCCCCCTCCCAGGCTCCCAGCTCCTCCCCCCCGTCGAGCAGGGCCAGGATCTCCCCCGCATCCACACCGGTTCGCAGGCGCACTTCCACGTAGTCTTCAGCCATGGGGGAAGGATACCCGCAACCGCCCTCCACCCGAACACAATTATGGACATCCACTCTTTGAACAAATCCTGGACACCCACTCTTTGAGCCAGAAGGTGGATGTCCAGGACTGGCTCATCGCCGGTTTTGGGGCAAAGGGTGGATGTCCAGGATTGGGCGTTGTATCCTGTCCTCATGCCTTACTGGTTTGACGGCAACAACCTGATCGGGCAATCGGCGGCGGCGGCGGCCGCCGACCCGCGCCCGCGGCGGGAGTTCCTGGCGGCGCTGGCCGCCTATCGCCGGGCGGGCGGGGGCCGCCTGCTGGTCTTCTTCGACGGGGACGACCCCGGGCGGTCGGACCTCCCCCCGGGGGTCGCCGTGCGTTACGCCGCACCCGAATCGGCCGACGCGGCCATCCTCCGGCGCCTCGGCGAAGCCTCCCGCCCCGCCGAAGTCACCGTCGTCACCAACGACCTGGAGCTTCGCGCCCGCTGCCGCCGCGCCGGCGCCCCGACCCTCGACTGGCGGGAGTTCGCCGCGAGGATGCGCCTTCGTTCAAGCCGCCCCGGCCGTACCCGGAAGCGCCCGGAGGAGGCGGTCGACGTGGCGGAGTGGATGCGGTGGTTCGGCCTCGACGGCGGGGAGGGCTAGGCCGCCCCAGGCCGCCGTGGTTTCGGCGCCTTTTTTTTGATAGACTTCTCCCGGTTGCGCGGACCCTTACCCCTACTGCGTCGGGATCTATGGAACAGACATCGAAGAGCCGTAACACCGCTTCCGTCGTCAACGATTTCAGCCTCCAGATCGCCACGGTGAACGGCTCCGGGAGCCAGTCGGCCAACGCGATCCTGATGCGGGCGATCTTCCGCATGGGGATCCCGGTCAGCGGCAAGAACATCTTCCCCTCCAACATCTCGGGACTCCCCACCTGGTACGCCATCCGGGTGAGCGAGCGGGGCTACGCCGCCCGCAAGGCCGGCATCGACATCGCCGTCGCCCTCAACCCCCACTCGGCGCGCGAGGACGCGCTCGCGGTCAGCCCGGGAGGGGTGCTGCTCGCGGAATCGGCCCTGGGCCTGGGCAGGCTGCGCGACGACATCCACTGCTACGAAGTCCCCTTCGCCCGGCTGGCGGAGGAGGTCACCGGCAACTTCCGGCTCCGCGCGCTCCTGGCCAACATGGTTTACGTGGGAGCCCTCACCCGTCTCCTCTCCATCGACACCGCCGAGGTGGAAGCGGCCATCCGGCGGCAGTTCCCGGACAAGGCCGGGGCCGTCGATCTCAACCTTCGGGCGCTCGAGGCGGGACGCTCCCATGCCGAGCGCCACCTGGAAAAGAGAGACCCCTTCCGCCTCGAGCCGCGCACCCTCACCCGGGGCCGGATCCTCATCGACGGCAACGGCGCGGCGGCGCTGGGGGCGATGTTCGGGGGATGCACCGTGGCCTCGTGGTACCCCATCACCCCCTCCACCTCCCTGATGGAACAGCTGCAGGGGTTCCTGCGCGAGTTCCGGACCGATCCCCGCACGGGGAAAGCGTCGTTCGCCGTCATCCAGGCCGAGGACGAAATGGCGGCCCTCGGCATGGTCGTGGGAGCGGGGTGGGCGGGCGCCCGCGCCATGACCGCGACCTCCGGTCCCGGCGTCTCCCTGATGACCGAGTTTTCCGGCCTGGCCTATTTCGCCGAAATCCCCGCCGTCCTCTGGGACGTCCAGCGCCTGGGACCCTCCACGGGCCTCCCCACCCGCACGAGCCAGGGGGACCTGCTCTCCTGCTACTTTCTCGGCCACGGCGACACGCGCCATATCCTCCTCCTGCCGGCCACCCCGGGGGAGTGCTTCGATTTCGCCCAGCAGGCGCTGAACCTGGCCGAGCGCTTCCAGACCCCCGTCATCTGCATGAGCGACCTGGACCTGGGGATGAACGACTGGGTCGCGGAGGAGTTCCCCTACCCCGACCACATCCCGCTGGATCGCGGCAAGGTACTCCGGGAGCCGGACCTGGAGGCGATGGCCGACTTCGCCCGCTACCTCGACAGCGACGGGGACGGGGTCTGCCCCCGCACCCTGCCCGGGAACCGGCACCCGGGCGCCCCCTATTTCACCCGCGGGAGCGGCCACAACCCGAAGGCCGAATACAGCGAACGGCCCGGGGACTACGCCCGGCTCATGGAGCGCCTCGCGCGCAAGATCCGGGGAGCCGTCCCCTCCCTCCCCCCCCCGGTCATCGCCGACGGCGCGGGGGGCCCCGTCGGCATCGTCTCCTGGGGCTCCACGCACGCGGCGGTGGAGGAGGCGCGCGACCGGCTGCGGGAGGAGCATGGCGTCGAAACGGGATACCTGCGCCTGCGCTCCCTGCCGCCCGGGGAGGACACAGCCCGCTTTCTCGAGCGCCACGAGAGGGTGTACGTGGTGGAACAGAACCGGGACGGGCAGATGCGGGCGATCCTGCAGATCGAATTCCCGGCGGCCGCCGCCCGCCTGCGGTCCGTCCTTCACTGCGACGGCGTCCCGGCCGACGCGGCCTCGATCGCCGGATCGATCCTGGAAGGGGAAAGGAAAGGGGAAGACCATGTCGCCTGACAAACCGCGCCCCGGGGCGCCGAACCGCGCCGGCCTGACGATCGAAGCCTACAAGGGGCGCCCGTCCACCCTGTGCAACGGCTGCGGCCACGACGCCATATCGAACCAGCTCGTCCGCGCCTTCTACGAGTACGGGATCGACCCGGCGGAGGTGGTCAAATTTTCCGGCATCGGGTGCAGCTCGAAGACCCCGGCCTATTTCCTGGGACGCTCCTTCGGCTTCAACGCCATCCACGGCCGGATGCCCTCGGTGGCCACCGGCGCGCTCGTGGCCAACCGCCGCCTGAAGGGGCTGGCCGTAAGCGGCGACGGCGACACGGCCTCGATCGGGATCGGTCAGTTCGTGCACGCCATGCGCCGCAACATCCCCCTCGTCTACATCCTCGAAAACAACGGCGTCTACGGGCTGACCAAGGGGCAGTTTTCGGCTACGGCCGACCGGGGCTCGCGCCGGAAGGGGGGGGAGGCCAACGAACTCCCCCCCGTCGACTGCTGCGCCCTGGCGATCGAACTCGGGTGCGGCTATGTCGCCCGCTCCTTCGCGGGGGACCCCAAGCAGCTCTCGGCGCTCCTGAAGGGGGCTTTGGGCCACCGGGGGACCGCCTTCATCGACGTGCTCTCCCCCTGCGTCACCTTCAACAACCACGAGGGGTCGACCAAGAGCTACCCCTACCTGAAGGGGGCGGAGGAGTGGCTGCACGATGTGGGCTTCATCCCCTATTTCGAGCAGATCGCGGTGGATTACGCCGACGGGACCACGAGGGAGATCGCGCTCCACGACGGCTCCCGGCTCACGCTGCGCAAGCTCGAACGGGAGTACGACCCGACCGACCGGGCCGGGGCGCTCGCGAAGCTCCGCGCGTCGTCGGAAGAGGGGACGTTCCTGACGGGACTCTTCTACATCGACGGCCGGAAACCGGACATCACGGAACTCCTCGACCTCGACGACGAACCCCTGGCGGCCCTCCCACCGGAAAAGCTGCGCCCCTCCCGCGCCGCGTTCGAAGAGATCCTGGCGCGGCTCAGGTAGGGGGGCGGACCGGGCGGCGACGGCCCCCCCTCACTGCGAACGGTAGTTGCCGAACTTGAGCTCGATCGAGAAGTCCTTCTCCTTGAGCAGGCGCATCACGGTCTGCAGATCGTCGCGCGAGGGGGAGGAGATGCGCACCTGGTCCCCCTGGATCTCCGACTGGAGCTTCTTGATCTTCTGCTCCTTGAGGTATTTCACGATGGCGCGCGCCGTCTCGGTCGGGATCCCCTGCTGCAGGCTCACCTCCTCGACCACCGTCCCCCCGGCCGCGGGCTGCGCCTTGCCGTGCTGGAGGTTCCGAAGGGGCACCTGCCGCCGCACCATCTTCTCCTCGAGCACCTCCCAGGCCGCCCGGAGCTTGTATTCGTCCGGAGCGCGCACCACCAGCTTGTTTTCCGAGCGCCGGAACTCGATCTCGACCTTCTGCCCCTTGAAATCGTAACGCTGCCGGATCTCCTTCATCGCCTGGTTTACGGCGTTGTCCACCTCCTGGAGATCGCAGCCCGAGGTGACGTCGAACGATTGCGTGGCCGCCATGGCACCCTCCTCAGGGTTCGGGGGACGGCTGCGCGTCCCGCGTCCGTTTCAATTCCTCCAGGGCGGCCCCCAGCCTGCGGAGCTCCTCCCCGTACTTCGCCCAGTCCCCCTGGCGCTGCGCCGCGACGGCGCGGCTGTAGGCTTCCCCGGCCTCCTCGACCAGGCCGAGGGCCGAGGACGGCGGACGCGGCGCGGCCGACTCGCCGTCAGCCCCCCCGGCCCTGTCCGGGAGGGAGAGCTGCCCCTCGAAGATCCGGGCGATGGAAGCCTCGAGCGTCTCCTCCATGACGATCCGGTTCTCGTAGGCGACGATGACGCGCTTGAGCTCCGGGATCTTGCCGTTCTGGGCCCGCAGGTAGAGCGGGCGGATGTACAGCAGCGCCTCCTCGATCGGGATGATCAGGAGGTTCCCCTGGATCACCTGGGACCCGCGCTGGTCCCAGAGCGCGATCTGGCGCGCGATCTCGGCGTCCTGGTTGACCCGGGCGACGATCTGGCGCGGCCCGTAGACCAGCTTCTGCTTGGGGAAGCGGTAGACGACGAGCTTGCCGTAGTGCTCCCCGTCGCTGCGCGCCACCATCCAGGCCGACAGGTTGTCCTTCCGGCCGGGCGTGAACGGGAGCATCAGGATGAACTCCTCCCGGCTCTCCTGCGGCAGGCGCATGATGGTGTAGTAGGGGGACATCGGGTTTTCCGTGCTCCCGGTCGCGAGGGTCGGAATCTGCCACAGGTCTTCCTTGTTGTAGAAGATCTGCGGGGCCCCCATGTGGTAGACCGAGTACATGTAGGTCTGC
This genomic stretch from Acidobacteriota bacterium harbors:
- a CDS encoding methylenetetrahydrofolate reductase, with amino-acid sequence MSPSRLQSVLEAGKFAVTAEAGPPRGPDAEAVRRKARLLKGSVDACNVTDNQTSVVRMASMAACRILSEEGVEPVMQMVCRDRNRIAAQSDILGAAALGIPNLLCLTGDHQSFGDHPQAKNVFDLDSIQLVKVAREMRDASLFAGGKALEGKLELFIGASANPFADPAKIQVPRLAKKVAAGAEFIQTQCVFNIEKFKEWMNDVRERGLDTATHILAGITPARSAAMLEYMATHVAGMDVPEAVIARVKGVPRDKQAGEGIRIAVETVRQLREIPGVRGVHIMAIEWEESVPEIVKEAGVR
- the larA gene encoding nickel-dependent lactate racemase, which encodes MKLRLPYGKEGYLEAAIDEARIEGIIEPNRVPIGDEGEVIRRALEHPVGSAGVRAFLAGARDVLVIVNDPTRPTPTARVLDYLEPELAGLEVSFIVATGAHRAPTPEEYVQIFSERHYARYRDRIFVHDARRSEEMVHLGTSKNGTEMRVNRRGVEADRILIISSVEPHYFAGYTGGRKSFLPGIAAFDTIEQNHKLALRREASALRLEGNPVHEDMIDALSTVKKEIFAINTVLDRDHRIYAAVAGDIYGSLEPAVARANEVFVAEIPRKADIVISVAKFPSDIDLYQAQKGIDNAKYALKEGGILLLVAKCRMGIGDESFARLLGSASSPADALRRIEEGFVLGYHKAAKMAEIGLWAQVWAVTDLDPAFLESVFIRPFAGLQEAVDAALGEKGPDASVLVLMDGSLTIPVVRDQARR
- a CDS encoding hydrogenase iron-sulfur subunit, which translates into the protein MGDMGKLEKWKGALNKCIRCGYCYEHCPIYKSTRWEIDSPRGKLILLYGLLSGEIEPSEYVAGKLMECFHCGRCQKACSSGVPIQDVYQDARELLVEAGFEVPGTTSRTDTDVCALCLNCVRMCKHEARSFVDGRIVTDLLKCQSCGSCLDICPKQGVTIGRGFGTNPDELDREVAAFFADGRNPEAKAVVFSCGWSNYPGMQTASYEPDAASAEYKVLVTVCSGRIRSETILSTLDAGAWGVLVVSCPEEDCEHGGSPRVKARLEALLKPLAAIGVDPGRVQVAEVAQGNPKKFLEATQAFMKDVRALGPLLVRSEA
- a CDS encoding FAD-binding oxidoreductase; protein product: MSDINFEKLKAIVGEGGVLSDPADLYVYGSDSSVHEGTPHAIVRPRNTEQVQQLLRYADEERIPVIPRGSGSGMCGQAVPVRGGIILDMKAMNRILEINPQDGYCRVEPGVVDDDLNKALKPHGVFYPPTPASSVVATIGGEIANNASGTRSVKYGAARDAILAMKVVLAGGELVSLGATTRVAASGYPLERLMVGSEGTLGVIVEATLRFVPIPKLRCLGIAMFNVLGEAGDAISEIMGSGCQPSMLELVDKVAITAANKAENLGLPEVEAILLFEADGMAKETIDPEIERFRTICERHNGFGLEFSYDEKERARIFAARSKLFPSLSKYDERLASTSLADDMAVPFSKMAETANKIHEIAERNGLVMTAYGHCGAGCMHTKILMDTEKGTQWEGARQAVKEIYEYVLSVGGTTSAEHGIGLSKAGAFRREKAAVLDLMRGIKKVFDPNNIMNPGKLMDGPDDWVGETHLRYQKS
- a CDS encoding 50S ribosomal protein L11 methyltransferase, translating into MAEDYVEVRLRTGVDAGEILALLDGGEELGAWEGGDGVVHLFWPAKRWDGAALEGLERALGALGIDAGSLEVEPVPDRDWNAAWAASLQPIRLGGRIRVRQSWHEPDPAFDGIELVLDPKRAFGTGHHATTQLVVEWLEENIRGGERVLDIGTGSGILAMAALRLGARSALGVDNDPIAIECARGYAAANGFGPELELRAGSFEECAGQRGDILVANIDGRTLPALCPLLPRLLGDGGIGCLSGLQEQDEDEIRGELDRAGFAVRSRRRRGEWLLLGFAPSRA
- a CDS encoding NYN domain-containing protein; this translates as MYPVLMPYWFDGNNLIGQSAAAAAADPRPRREFLAALAAYRRAGGGRLLVFFDGDDPGRSDLPPGVAVRYAAPESADAAILRRLGEASRPAEVTVVTNDLELRARCRRAGAPTLDWREFAARMRLRSSRPGRTRKRPEEAVDVAEWMRWFGLDGGEG
- a CDS encoding 2-oxoacid:acceptor oxidoreductase subunit alpha; protein product: MEQTSKSRNTASVVNDFSLQIATVNGSGSQSANAILMRAIFRMGIPVSGKNIFPSNISGLPTWYAIRVSERGYAARKAGIDIAVALNPHSAREDALAVSPGGVLLAESALGLGRLRDDIHCYEVPFARLAEEVTGNFRLRALLANMVYVGALTRLLSIDTAEVEAAIRRQFPDKAGAVDLNLRALEAGRSHAERHLEKRDPFRLEPRTLTRGRILIDGNGAAALGAMFGGCTVASWYPITPSTSLMEQLQGFLREFRTDPRTGKASFAVIQAEDEMAALGMVVGAGWAGARAMTATSGPGVSLMTEFSGLAYFAEIPAVLWDVQRLGPSTGLPTRTSQGDLLSCYFLGHGDTRHILLLPATPGECFDFAQQALNLAERFQTPVICMSDLDLGMNDWVAEEFPYPDHIPLDRGKVLREPDLEAMADFARYLDSDGDGVCPRTLPGNRHPGAPYFTRGSGHNPKAEYSERPGDYARLMERLARKIRGAVPSLPPPVIADGAGGPVGIVSWGSTHAAVEEARDRLREEHGVETGYLRLRSLPPGEDTARFLERHERVYVVEQNRDGQMRAILQIEFPAAAARLRSVLHCDGVPADAASIAGSILEGERKGEDHVA
- a CDS encoding 2-oxoacid:ferredoxin oxidoreductase subunit beta gives rise to the protein MSPDKPRPGAPNRAGLTIEAYKGRPSTLCNGCGHDAISNQLVRAFYEYGIDPAEVVKFSGIGCSSKTPAYFLGRSFGFNAIHGRMPSVATGALVANRRLKGLAVSGDGDTASIGIGQFVHAMRRNIPLVYILENNGVYGLTKGQFSATADRGSRRKGGEANELPPVDCCALAIELGCGYVARSFAGDPKQLSALLKGALGHRGTAFIDVLSPCVTFNNHEGSTKSYPYLKGAEEWLHDVGFIPYFEQIAVDYADGTTREIALHDGSRLTLRKLEREYDPTDRAGALAKLRASSEEGTFLTGLFYIDGRKPDITELLDLDDEPLAALPPEKLRPSRAAFEEILARLR
- a CDS encoding YajQ family cyclic di-GMP-binding protein, encoding MAATQSFDVTSGCDLQEVDNAVNQAMKEIRQRYDFKGQKVEIEFRRSENKLVVRAPDEYKLRAAWEVLEEKMVRRQVPLRNLQHGKAQPAAGGTVVEEVSLQQGIPTETARAIVKYLKEQKIKKLQSEIQGDQVRISSPSRDDLQTVMRLLKEKDFSIELKFGNYRSQ